In Nitrospira sp., a single genomic region encodes these proteins:
- the tgt gene encoding tRNA guanosine(34) transglycosylase Tgt: MEFTLIRTAQSGFARLGVLTTPHARIETPAFMPVGTLGPVKGIDPQELRQLGFQLFLNNAYHLYLRPGHKVISDLGGLHRFTGWPGAILTDSGGFQIFSLAGLCRITDEGVTFRSHLDGSTHGITPESAIEIQEDLGADIIMAFDQCVALPADRDTLTDSVRRTTLWAGRCQNSRRRTDQALFGIIQGGLDSELRRKSAREIVALDFDGYAIGGLSVGEPKEEMYRMLDISAPELPSGKPRYLMGVGMPENLIEGVARGIDLFDCVIPSRHGRTGWLFTEFGRVSIKQARYARDERPIDSDCACPVCARYSRAYLHHLYNVKEMLASRLNTMHNLWYFSDFMRRMRASIANGTFRDFRDTFYRMRAEAPSEFVGATEANGGHEAGRARRREEQTRLC, from the coding sequence ATGGAATTCACACTGATTCGGACAGCTCAGAGCGGGTTTGCAAGGTTGGGTGTGCTGACGACTCCCCATGCCCGAATCGAGACGCCTGCCTTCATGCCTGTCGGTACATTGGGGCCGGTCAAGGGGATCGATCCTCAAGAACTGCGGCAACTGGGCTTTCAATTGTTTCTGAACAACGCCTACCATCTGTACCTGCGGCCCGGACACAAGGTGATTTCGGATCTCGGCGGCTTGCACCGGTTCACCGGCTGGCCAGGAGCCATTCTAACCGACAGCGGTGGTTTTCAGATCTTCAGCTTGGCCGGGCTGTGCCGGATCACGGACGAGGGCGTGACTTTTCGATCGCACCTGGACGGATCGACGCATGGCATCACTCCGGAATCCGCCATTGAAATTCAAGAGGATCTTGGGGCCGACATCATCATGGCCTTCGATCAGTGTGTGGCGTTGCCCGCTGACCGAGACACCTTGACGGACTCGGTGCGGCGAACCACGCTGTGGGCCGGACGATGTCAGAACAGCCGACGGAGAACGGACCAGGCCCTCTTCGGCATCATCCAAGGGGGGCTGGATTCCGAGCTTCGCCGGAAGTCCGCGCGTGAGATTGTCGCACTCGATTTCGACGGCTATGCCATCGGAGGGCTGTCCGTCGGTGAACCCAAAGAAGAGATGTATCGGATGTTGGACATATCGGCTCCCGAGCTTCCCTCCGGGAAGCCTCGCTACTTGATGGGAGTCGGCATGCCGGAAAATCTCATCGAAGGGGTGGCGCGTGGTATCGATCTGTTCGATTGCGTCATTCCGTCTCGTCATGGGAGGACCGGATGGCTGTTCACCGAGTTCGGGCGCGTATCCATCAAGCAAGCCAGATACGCGCGGGATGAGCGGCCGATCGATTCCGACTGCGCCTGTCCGGTCTGCGCACGATATTCGCGCGCCTATCTGCATCATTTGTACAACGTCAAAGAGATGTTGGCCTCGCGTCTCAATACGATGCACAACCTCTGGTATTTTTCCGATTTCATGCGCCGGATGCGCGCGTCCATCGCCAATGGAACGTTCAGGGATTTTCGGGACACGTTTTACCGTATGCGGGCAGAGGCCCCCTCGGAATTCGTCGGCGCGACGGAGGCCAACGGCGGCCACGAGGCCGGGAGGGCTCGGCGCAGAGAGGAGCAGACTCGTTTATGTTGA
- the yajC gene encoding preprotein translocase subunit YajC, translating into MLMASVAWAQGTAGGGSGASTILSLVPFVLVFVIFYFLLVLPQQKKQKQQRAMLEALKKGDRVITSSGVWGVVANLSKETVTLQIADNTKVKIQREHIARLRADDDEKES; encoded by the coding sequence ATGTTGATGGCATCCGTTGCATGGGCTCAAGGGACTGCCGGAGGGGGGAGCGGCGCGAGCACCATCTTGTCGCTCGTTCCGTTCGTGTTGGTGTTTGTCATCTTTTATTTCCTGCTGGTGTTGCCGCAGCAGAAAAAACAGAAGCAGCAACGAGCCATGTTGGAAGCCCTGAAGAAAGGCGACCGGGTCATCACGTCCTCCGGCGTCTGGGGGGTTGTGGCGAATCTGAGCAAGGAGACGGTGACACTGCAAATTGCCGACAACACCAAGGTCAAGATTCAGCGGGAACACATTGCGCGGCTGCGCGCCGATGATGACGAGAAAGAGTCGTAG